A section of the Coriobacteriia bacterium genome encodes:
- a CDS encoding HD domain-containing protein: protein MKQNYVSELAEGTRVDAAFALRSKEMRATRAGEAFLWLELADRTGHVPAVYFRPGAEACAAPVGSIVRVRGRVTSYKGVRRVSVDFLRAEPAVDASDFIATGARQPEEVLAEFKSIAASVRDPQLRKVLRAVFGDEDFLRRFAECPGAQSHHHAHLGGLIEHTVAVASMCQAIAPSYPQVDADVLVCAALLHDIGKCDELRYDTQIEYTDAGRLIGHVVLGVQRVHASIARTRVKVDTGVLTRLEHAILSHHGELEWGSPKRPSTFEALLLHHVDNLDAKASGFSELMGRAARVEELWTDSGNLFRRPLYAPAAAEADRSYPVEEDDQYDRRSA, encoded by the coding sequence GTGAAGCAGAACTACGTGAGTGAACTGGCTGAGGGTACGCGTGTCGATGCTGCGTTCGCCTTGCGATCCAAAGAGATGAGGGCGACGCGCGCAGGCGAGGCGTTTCTCTGGCTTGAACTCGCTGATCGAACGGGCCATGTACCGGCTGTGTACTTCCGTCCCGGCGCTGAGGCCTGTGCCGCTCCTGTGGGCAGCATCGTGCGGGTGCGCGGACGGGTAACCAGCTACAAGGGCGTGCGGCGTGTCTCCGTCGACTTCTTGCGAGCCGAGCCCGCCGTCGATGCATCCGACTTCATCGCCACGGGTGCGCGTCAGCCTGAGGAGGTCTTGGCCGAGTTCAAGTCGATCGCCGCCTCAGTGCGTGACCCGCAACTACGCAAGGTCCTGCGCGCCGTCTTCGGCGATGAGGACTTCCTGCGCCGATTCGCGGAGTGCCCCGGTGCCCAGTCGCATCACCACGCGCACCTGGGGGGACTCATCGAGCACACGGTCGCGGTCGCGAGCATGTGCCAGGCGATCGCCCCTTCCTACCCTCAGGTGGACGCGGACGTGCTCGTGTGCGCGGCCCTACTCCACGACATCGGGAAGTGCGATGAACTGCGCTACGACACACAGATCGAGTACACGGACGCCGGCAGGCTGATCGGTCACGTCGTGCTGGGTGTGCAGCGGGTGCATGCGTCGATCGCGCGTACGCGCGTGAAGGTGGACACCGGAGTACTGACACGCCTTGAGCATGCGATCCTGTCGCACCACGGTGAGCTGGAGTGGGGCTCCCCAAAGCGACCATCGACGTTCGAGGCGCTGCTGCTGCACCACGTCGACAACCTGGACGCGAAGGCATCCGGTTTCTCGGAGCTGATGGGCCGTGCGGCGCGGGTCGAGGAGCTGTGGACCGACTCGGGCAATCTGTTCCGAAGGCCCCTGTACGCGCCTGCAGCCGCCGAGGCCGACCGCAGCTACCCCGTCGAGGAAGATGATCAGTACGACAGGAGGAGTGCCTGA